In Bythopirellula goksoeyrii, a single window of DNA contains:
- a CDS encoding GNAT family N-acetyltransferase, translating to MNIKRVEQFEDLLEYQERWDELAGGCVFRCWTWLSTWWKHYGVDLDSRKLTVLLVFEDSAETNSARNEANFVATTQDYCRTPQALLGILPCYLESTRWQGNVLHMLGDGEVCSEHLELLCVENDADRVAESIAQYLASEASSWDTWNLDVLDEESTVLGKALAKLKNRGSHISRQLGPNCWSIQLPATWDEFLAMQSKSHRKQLRRLDSRVLQSDRASWHLVESETEFDQAWETLIDLHQRRRQSLGEPGCFASRQWAAFHRDVARQLLKSGKLRLSVLELDGEAIAAEYHFAAADILYVYQGGLDPDRCEEEPGRLSMIRCVQQAIAEGQQEFDLLRGDEPYKPHWRAIPRQTVNIQVVSPRIRARWRSLSSSGLRNAGRLLNQFANLLS from the coding sequence ATGAATATAAAACGTGTAGAACAATTCGAAGACCTGCTTGAGTATCAAGAGCGGTGGGATGAACTGGCCGGTGGGTGCGTTTTTCGGTGTTGGACTTGGCTCAGCACGTGGTGGAAGCACTACGGAGTTGACCTCGACTCACGAAAACTAACAGTGCTGTTAGTATTTGAAGACTCCGCAGAAACAAACAGTGCGAGGAATGAAGCAAACTTCGTAGCCACGACCCAAGACTACTGCCGCACTCCTCAGGCACTTCTTGGAATCTTGCCTTGCTATTTGGAATCAACCCGCTGGCAAGGCAACGTGCTGCACATGCTGGGCGACGGAGAAGTTTGTAGCGAACACCTCGAATTGCTCTGCGTAGAGAACGACGCGGATCGCGTCGCAGAGTCTATAGCTCAGTATTTGGCGTCAGAAGCTAGTTCTTGGGATACCTGGAACCTCGATGTCCTTGATGAGGAGAGCACAGTCCTCGGCAAAGCGCTTGCGAAATTAAAGAATCGCGGTTCTCATATCAGCCGCCAGCTAGGACCGAATTGCTGGTCAATTCAACTCCCTGCCACTTGGGATGAGTTTCTGGCGATGCAGTCTAAATCACATCGCAAACAACTTCGCCGCCTGGATAGCCGCGTCCTGCAAAGTGACCGCGCAAGCTGGCATCTGGTGGAATCAGAAACAGAATTCGATCAGGCTTGGGAGACTTTAATTGATCTTCATCAACGTCGTCGCCAGAGTCTTGGCGAGCCAGGCTGCTTCGCATCAAGACAATGGGCAGCTTTTCATCGAGACGTTGCCCGGCAACTGCTGAAGTCTGGGAAGTTGCGATTGTCGGTCCTCGAACTTGATGGCGAAGCCATCGCCGCTGAATACCACTTTGCAGCTGCAGATATCCTCTACGTATATCAAGGAGGACTTGACCCTGATCGCTGCGAGGAGGAGCCCGGACGACTCTCTATGATCCGATGTGTGCAGCAGGCCATTGCGGAGGGACAGCAGGAGTTCGATTTGTTGCGAGGGGATGAACCTTACAAGCCTCACTGGCGAGCTATACCGCGCCAGACCGTGAATATCCAAGTCGTTTCACCGCGAATTCGAGCCCGATGGCGATCCTTGTCATCGAGCGGTCTGAGAAACGCTGGCCGACTCTTGAATCAATTTGCCAACTTGCTTAGCTAG
- a CDS encoding lipopolysaccharide biosynthesis protein: protein MNEPHARMRCDTLTASVVILLLATILQRSIGLGRGVLFCRWLTPETLGEWEMAYSFLLLFAPLAVLGIPGSYGRYLEHYRQRGQLGTFLRRTTLWTFVCSALAIGVLVGFAPQFANLVFGSREHATTIYFIAGCLAAVILHHTLTSLLTALRLFRVVTVMNFAQSFLFAALTLSLLYSFPHVMSIVGGYGLACLAASLGALIYIWPGCHTSSQASEDVPHAEFWGRLLRFAFFVWVTNLLSHLFAVVDRTMILHWSGMSPEVALEQVGHYHSSRIIPLLLVSFADLLSGLIMPHLSHDWELGLRQMVAKKINLAVKLTGLGMQVVGICILMFGPFMFGTVLEGRYSAGLSVMPWTLAGCVISGVYVIAQCYLWCAEHPRLAAVPLAVGLGVNVLLNLVLVPIWGLYGAVLATALSTILCLSTLHLLNGRFGMKVDSGTWLISFLPISLGFGIMISIGCLIFVLGLSLVTSRVFDSEERQELQQLIEVGKNKLKSLVPKLVPINLSS, encoded by the coding sequence ATGAATGAGCCGCATGCCCGCATGCGTTGCGATACGTTGACGGCAAGCGTTGTCATACTCTTGCTGGCAACGATCCTCCAGCGAAGTATCGGCTTGGGCCGTGGAGTACTTTTCTGCCGATGGCTTACTCCAGAAACTCTGGGTGAGTGGGAGATGGCCTATAGCTTTCTGCTGCTCTTTGCTCCCTTGGCTGTCTTAGGAATTCCGGGATCGTATGGGAGGTATCTCGAACATTATCGACAACGTGGCCAATTGGGTACTTTCCTGCGACGCACAACGCTCTGGACGTTTGTTTGCAGTGCACTAGCAATCGGAGTACTTGTTGGGTTTGCTCCACAGTTTGCCAATCTTGTGTTTGGCTCGAGAGAGCATGCTACTACCATCTATTTCATTGCAGGCTGTTTAGCTGCAGTGATTCTGCATCACACGCTGACGTCATTGCTGACAGCATTGCGATTGTTTCGCGTAGTGACTGTGATGAATTTTGCTCAAAGTTTTCTCTTTGCCGCCCTGACGCTTAGTTTGTTGTACTCGTTTCCCCACGTGATGAGCATTGTCGGTGGATATGGTCTGGCGTGCTTGGCAGCATCGCTAGGTGCTCTGATTTATATCTGGCCCGGTTGCCATACTTCGAGTCAGGCTAGTGAGGACGTTCCACATGCTGAATTCTGGGGTCGTTTACTTCGATTCGCTTTCTTTGTTTGGGTAACAAATCTGCTCTCACATCTGTTCGCCGTGGTCGATCGAACCATGATCTTGCACTGGAGTGGCATGTCGCCTGAAGTTGCATTGGAACAGGTAGGGCACTATCACAGTAGTCGTATCATACCGCTACTGTTGGTTTCGTTTGCAGACTTGTTGAGCGGACTGATCATGCCCCATTTGAGCCATGACTGGGAACTGGGGCTCCGTCAGATGGTTGCCAAGAAGATCAATCTGGCGGTCAAGCTGACCGGTTTGGGAATGCAGGTGGTGGGGATATGTATCTTGATGTTTGGCCCCTTTATGTTTGGCACTGTCCTTGAAGGTCGCTATAGTGCCGGATTATCAGTCATGCCATGGACGTTGGCAGGATGTGTGATCTCAGGGGTTTATGTAATCGCCCAGTGTTATTTGTGGTGCGCAGAACACCCTCGGTTGGCAGCGGTGCCGTTGGCGGTCGGTTTGGGAGTGAATGTATTGCTAAACCTAGTGCTCGTGCCTATTTGGGGCCTCTATGGCGCGGTTTTGGCAACTGCCCTATCTACAATCCTCTGTCTCTCAACTCTGCATCTCCTTAACGGTCGTTTTGGAATGAAGGTGGACAGCGGAACTTGGCTGATTTCCTTTCTACCGATATCACTCGGCTTTGGCATCATGATTTCGATAGGATGCCTCATCTTTGTATTGGGCTTGTCACTAGTGACAAGCCGAGTGTTTGACAGCGAGGAACGTCAGGAATTGCAGCAACTTATTGAAGTGGGCAAGAATAAACTTAAGTCGCTTGTTCCCAAGTTGGTGCCTATTAACCTCAGTTCCTGA
- a CDS encoding polysaccharide deacetylase family protein has protein sequence MLDTCRSQMLGIYYLATLPKRKHSATRRQSSGRVPIVSLMYHRVADENPNPWTISWDRFRAQMEWLQERFEMVSLDEAQRRIGKDENQRPTACVTFDDGYAENCEKAIPWLIERKIPVTYFVTSQNLVTGEPFSHDIDRNCPLAPNTVDEIREMSDQGIDIGAHSRTHADFGQIDSVEELYDELVGAKLELESMIEKPVRYFAFPFGLPENMTAEAFEVAFQAGYWGVCSAYGGYNLPGDDSFHIQRINGDPQWTRFLNWLTIDPRKLRRERPFSPGNYRDRF, from the coding sequence ATGCTAGATACTTGTAGAAGCCAGATGCTGGGAATCTATTACCTCGCGACGTTGCCAAAAAGAAAGCACTCCGCCACTAGGCGTCAATCGAGCGGCCGTGTTCCCATTGTTTCCTTGATGTATCACCGCGTGGCAGATGAGAATCCTAACCCTTGGACGATCTCCTGGGATCGCTTTCGTGCACAAATGGAATGGCTTCAAGAGCGATTTGAGATGGTAAGTCTCGACGAAGCCCAACGGCGTATAGGCAAGGATGAAAACCAACGTCCCACAGCTTGTGTCACATTCGATGATGGCTACGCAGAGAACTGCGAGAAGGCAATCCCATGGTTGATCGAACGCAAGATTCCTGTGACTTATTTCGTGACAAGCCAGAATCTGGTCACAGGAGAACCGTTTTCTCATGACATAGATCGTAATTGCCCTCTCGCTCCGAACACTGTCGACGAAATCCGTGAAATGTCCGACCAGGGTATAGATATAGGTGCCCATAGTCGCACACATGCGGATTTCGGACAGATTGATTCCGTGGAAGAGTTGTATGACGAACTAGTGGGTGCGAAGCTCGAATTGGAATCGATGATTGAAAAGCCTGTGCGATACTTTGCGTTTCCTTTCGGTCTGCCGGAGAATATGACCGCTGAGGCATTTGAAGTTGCTTTTCAGGCGGGCTATTGGGGAGTTTGCTCCGCTTATGGCGGCTACAATCTGCCGGGGGATGATTCTTTTCACATTCAACGAATCAATGGCGATCCTCAGTGGACTCGCTTCCTCAACTGGCTAACTATCGATCCACGCAAACTTCGCCGCGAACGCCCTTTCTCGCCAGGAAACTATCGGGATCGGTTTTAG
- a CDS encoding GumC family protein, whose product MNEKPTIATTPLTPQDCWKLSLEHRRTLVLITGTCFVVSLLYALFMTREWEATQGLVVRDEASASSVKQPGKFADLYEMRTFQETILEVAKSRQVLSATLKAVAANGSSRTSEEPSAEAIEKLRKRMSMLPPNGAEFGKTEVFYLAVKDPNRQRAIQLVEELCSQLSARLGQLRTERSQGLISEINKQVELASQNHEQENARLITFESEVGADLGELRLLHSASGGQSDLRQQVVEMEQETRLNEARLRQAEELLVVLKAAQGDPAQLIAMPSSLLSFQPTLQRLKDGLVDAQLQASRLSGMRTADHPHVQAAEESVVSIREDLHSELDVAIEGLEIEIDLSRNRQDVLHKQLADLQVRLSHLAELRAEYSSRVATVENSRATLSQVHKQLSEVRAEQVAAQSALLVTPFDKADTGPYPVGIGRATVLGIGTLGGFVLGIGWLFLTVNPTPSRPVAEETENLLAAPQQKRYLRRTPSEKVQAAIAATKLSAQLAKPHRSWCDLDCFESQASGENYVTRLQIEAPTSYSTSTGICS is encoded by the coding sequence ATGAACGAAAAGCCGACGATAGCCACCACACCATTGACGCCGCAAGATTGTTGGAAACTATCGCTCGAGCACCGCCGCACGTTGGTGTTGATCACGGGTACTTGCTTCGTGGTATCGCTACTGTATGCCTTATTCATGACTCGCGAGTGGGAAGCGACACAAGGACTTGTCGTCCGTGATGAGGCGTCGGCAAGCTCAGTAAAGCAGCCTGGAAAGTTCGCTGACCTATATGAGATGCGCACCTTTCAAGAAACAATTCTAGAAGTCGCCAAAAGTCGCCAAGTACTCTCAGCTACGCTGAAAGCAGTCGCAGCTAACGGCTCTAGCAGAACGTCCGAGGAGCCATCTGCAGAAGCGATCGAAAAACTTCGTAAACGGATGAGTATGCTACCTCCCAACGGAGCCGAGTTTGGCAAGACTGAGGTGTTCTATTTGGCGGTCAAAGATCCGAATCGTCAGCGAGCTATTCAGCTGGTTGAAGAACTCTGCTCTCAACTGAGTGCCCGACTCGGACAATTGAGAACCGAACGTTCCCAAGGCTTGATTTCCGAGATTAATAAGCAGGTCGAACTCGCCAGCCAGAATCACGAACAGGAAAACGCCCGACTTATCACGTTCGAATCCGAAGTGGGCGCCGATCTCGGCGAACTTCGCCTACTACATTCTGCATCGGGTGGACAAAGCGACTTGCGGCAGCAGGTGGTCGAGATGGAGCAGGAAACACGCCTCAATGAGGCTCGATTGCGTCAAGCTGAAGAACTGTTGGTGGTTCTCAAGGCTGCCCAGGGGGACCCGGCCCAATTGATCGCCATGCCAAGTAGTCTGCTCAGTTTTCAGCCCACACTCCAACGACTCAAAGATGGTCTGGTAGATGCTCAATTACAGGCTTCTCGGCTAAGTGGTATGCGCACCGCTGACCATCCTCATGTCCAAGCCGCAGAGGAATCCGTGGTTAGTATTCGTGAGGACTTGCACAGTGAATTGGATGTCGCTATTGAAGGGCTGGAAATTGAGATCGACCTAAGCCGTAATCGGCAGGATGTGCTTCATAAGCAGCTTGCAGACCTACAGGTCCGCCTGAGTCACCTTGCGGAGTTGCGAGCTGAGTATTCCAGTCGAGTTGCTACGGTTGAAAATAGCCGAGCTACATTGAGCCAAGTTCACAAACAATTGAGTGAAGTGCGCGCAGAACAAGTCGCAGCCCAAAGTGCCCTCCTTGTCACTCCTTTTGACAAGGCCGATACAGGTCCTTATCCAGTAGGTATCGGCCGCGCCACGGTACTGGGCATCGGAACCCTCGGGGGATTCGTGTTAGGAATAGGGTGGTTATTCCTGACAGTGAACCCAACTCCATCAAGACCAGTTGCAGAAGAAACCGAAAATCTATTGGCAGCTCCGCAGCAGAAAAGATATTTACGGCGTACCCCATCAGAAAAAGTTCAGGCAGCCATCGCGGCGACTAAGCTCTCGGCACAACTTGCAAAGCCCCATAGGAGTTGGTGCGACTTGGATTGCTTTGAATCCCAGGCAAGCGGGGAAAACTATGTAACACGGCTCCAAATAGAGGCTCCTACTAGCTATTCCACTTCGACTGGGATCTGTTCGTAG